In Haladaptatus cibarius D43, the sequence AACCGAGGACGTGAGCGACTCCGTCACTCGCATTCCGATGGACAACTACTACGAAGACCTCTCACACCTCAATTTCGAGGAGCGCGCGGAAGTCAACTACGACCACCCCTCGGCGTTCGAGTGGGAACTGCTCCGCGACCATCTCGATGAACTCCTCTCCGGTCAGACCATCGAGATGCCCCAGTACGATTTCACGATTCACAACCGGAAAGAAGAACGCGTCACGGTCGAACCGACCGACGTGGTGATTCTCGAAGGGATTCTCGCCCTCTACGATTCGGAAATCAACGAGATGCTGGATTTGCAAGTGTACGTCGAAACCGACGCCGACGTTCGCATCCTCCGGCGAATCGAGCGCGACGTGGTAGACCGCGAGCGCGACCTCGAAGGCGTCATGAACCAATATCTCTCGACGGTGAAACCGATGCACGAGCAGTTCGTCGAACCGACGAAAAAGCACGCCGACCTCATCATTCCGGAAGGTGCGAATCGCGTCGCCGTCAACCTGCTTGAGGAGAAAGTACAGGCAGAAGCCAGAAGCCATCCGACGTGGAACGTAGACGAGGAACTGAACCTTTCTGACGACCACGCAGACAGGGATAGCCGACGCGTGCCGCAGACTGCCGCGACATCCGACGGTAGCGGAGAACGGTGGCACTCGGCGGAAAATCGAGAGTAGGTAGGGTTAGTCCGCTGATTCGCGGTTCTCAGGCTCGTTTCTTTTCCGGGTTTTCGCCGACCGGGTGGTAGTCCCAGAAGCCACCGGAACGCATTGCGGCACCGACGCCGCGGTGGAAATTCACAATCGTCTCGTACTCTGCCGGTTCGACGTGCTCGAAGATGTCGGCGACGCTCACGACGCTCTTGTAGTTGATGCGAATCGGTTCGTCTGCGTGTTCCTCGGCGAATTCCTCGCTGGAAAGCGGGAAATCCTCGTCTTCGTCCAGTTTCTTTGCGAGGATTGCGAGTCCGTACTTCCGTCCGCCCTCGCTCCCTTCCTCGCCGTCTGGGTCGTGGGGCCAGTCCATGTTCGCACGTCAGTCCGGGGGGACGAAAAGGATTCCCTTCCGTCGTCAGCTCGCGGGTATCTATACACGACTGTCGTTCGACGACGACTGCCCACTTTTTACGAGACTGCGATGGTCACGGCGAAGTCGCTCCGAGATGGCCTGATGGGACACCCCAATTCGTCCGCGAGGTCTTCCGTGGTTGCGTTCCGTGGAATGTCGTAGTAACCGCGGTCGATTGCGGTTTGGAGCGTTTCGTACTGCTGTGTCGTGAGTCCCCGCGAATTTTCGGTCAGCGTCGTCTGCTCGTGAACGTTTTGGATTTCGACGGGGTATCCGGCATCGCGGCACGATTCGTAGACGGAAGAAAGCGCGTCTCGGTCACCAGATTGGATTCGAAACCGCCACTCGCTGTTCGCCGCATGCGCGGCGAGAACTGTCGTATCACTTTCCGCCAGCAGATGAACAATTTTTCGACCGGTTTCACACCAGTTCATCCAGAACAGTCCGCGGTTGCCACGAGTCGTAAGAAGG encodes:
- the udk gene encoding uridine kinase, with product MTIPSFVIGIAGGTGAGKTTVAREVTEDVSDSVTRIPMDNYYEDLSHLNFEERAEVNYDHPSAFEWELLRDHLDELLSGQTIEMPQYDFTIHNRKEERVTVEPTDVVILEGILALYDSEINEMLDLQVYVETDADVRILRRIERDVVDRERDLEGVMNQYLSTVKPMHEQFVEPTKKHADLIIPEGANRVAVNLLEEKVQAEARSHPTWNVDEELNLSDDHADRDSRRVPQTAATSDGSGERWHSAENRE
- a CDS encoding DUF5785 family protein, producing MDWPHDPDGEEGSEGGRKYGLAILAKKLDEDEDFPLSSEEFAEEHADEPIRINYKSVVSVADIFEHVEPAEYETIVNFHRGVGAAMRSGGFWDYHPVGENPEKKRA
- a CDS encoding helix-turn-helix domain-containing protein, with product MSTIAEIALPASEFALREAFSRIPGARFEIVGVVAHDAEHVMPQMQATASDIAVLQSALETDPSVTDVTLLTTRGNRGLFWMNWCETGRKIVHLLAESDTTVLAAHAANSEWRFRIQSGDRDALSSVYESCRDAGYPVEIQNVHEQTTLTENSRGLTTQQYETLQTAIDRGYYDIPRNATTEDLADELGCPIRPSRSDFAVTIAVS